Within Cellulophaga sp. L1A9, the genomic segment CTCCTAATAAAATAGACTTACCAGCTCCTGTTTCCCCTGTAATAATGGTGAATCCATCATTAAAAGTAACATTTAGTTTATCTATTAAGGCGTAATTCTGTATTGATAGTGAGTTCAGCAATTCTAAAAAAATTTAGTGCCGTAAAGATAATTTATATTCTTTGAGTTTGAAACTATTAAGCAATTACGATACAATTTTATTATAACGCAATAAATGAAGTTGTCTTTTACTTAGTAGGTGATTGAATTCCAAGTACTTGAATACAAAGGTGCTATTCGAGCAAGTGTTTCTTTAAGCTGGACAATATCTACTTTAGGGCCATCTGAAAAAACATTTTTTATTTCTTCGGATTTAGCATCGAAAAAAGTCTGGATTAGAAAGGCATTAGGCCTACGTTTTACCAAAGTTTCTAGCAATCGCATCGTCCCAGAAATCACCTGTTTGCCTGTGCTGTTATTATCTGCCAAAATATCCATTCCTTTTCTATGGTAATTATACATTGCCACCCTGTACTCTTTAAAGGTATTAGACAATAAATTGTCTACCAATTCAAAACGTGTGCGTTCACTAGCATCTTGACTCCATCCAGCAGCACTACTGCCTTGTGCTTGTGTTACAATATTTTGTGCTTTTCTATAAAAATCTGTTCCTCCTTCTAGCTCAAATGTATCGGCATCAATACCTAACATAATATACACGTAGTAGGCCACTACACTAACTAGGTTAGAATCATATACATTTTCATTATAAACCAAAGGCTGAAATTCTGTGTATTCAAAGTTTAATTCGTTGTCTTTATAATTAAAAGCAGGACTATCGTAAGACGTATTGAAAATTGGTCGAGAGGATTGTAATTGAATACTAGCATTGAATTTATTATTCTGGTATTCCGTGACCGTAATAAACATACGTGCATTTAATCTTTCCACTTCTTTGTAGTTCCTATTCGTCCATTTTGTTTTATTTACAAAATCGTTTAAAGAACGTTCTAAAGTTTTAAATATTTGCTGATTCGTTTGTCCTACCTGATCAGAATTTATAGTAACCACCGCATTCAACTCCTGAGCTCCGCTATAGATAGGGAGAAGTAAAATGATTAATACCAAAAGAAAATTACGCATGTAACCTAGTCATTATTTCATTCATGATATCCTTAGCAACGTCTGCCTTGGTTTTTAGTTCAAACGCTTTAATCGTAGAATTCTTATCTATGAATGATATTTTATTTGTTTTTTTTCCAAAACCAGCACCGGAATCATTTAAAGAATTAAGAACAATGGCATCTAAATTCTTACGCTTTAACTTGCCTTTTGCGTTTTCAATTTCATTTTCTGTCTCTAATGCAAACCCAACTAAAAATTGATGTTTCTTCTTTTGCCCCATGGAAAACAAGATGTCTTTATTTTTAACCAATTCAATAGTTATATCTTCTGCTTTCTTTTTAATTTTTTGTGTGGCAATAGTTTTAGGTTTGTAATCTGCTACTGCAG encodes:
- a CDS encoding DUF4835 family protein; the protein is MRNFLLVLIILLLPIYSGAQELNAVVTINSDQVGQTNQQIFKTLERSLNDFVNKTKWTNRNYKEVERLNARMFITVTEYQNNKFNASIQLQSSRPIFNTSYDSPAFNYKDNELNFEYTEFQPLVYNENVYDSNLVSVVAYYVYIMLGIDADTFELEGGTDFYRKAQNIVTQAQGSSAAGWSQDASERTRFELVDNLLSNTFKEYRVAMYNYHRKGMDILADNNSTGKQVISGTMRLLETLVKRRPNAFLIQTFFDAKSEEIKNVFSDGPKVDIVQLKETLARIAPLYSSTWNSITY